The Anopheles merus strain MAF chromosome 2L, AmerM5.1, whole genome shotgun sequence genome has a segment encoding these proteins:
- the LOC121591959 gene encoding nose resistant to fluoxetine protein 6-like yields the protein MVSIMKLLIVLVCSVLCCTGWVQCAEEFNMTQYRLMPRVFHFDDYDECLRDDPSVPDVYCMVKAVVQPNASSPAWNVIADFSSNWKQHVNHAHLDRGLCLSGCIQLLDELERANVTQQELQSLIVPKFQIDFPYIIKNGTFRDVDTYRRNYSELFAKCINYELQQKHGLRAYTEIEYCDSNRESYPIDNLEIAFLVVLAILLLVVFSSSWYDHRCKQDHGLDHYRKELPSKAAMVLVSFSIIRNWYRLTSRGDDSLSRSIRYIHAVRFMIFMMINMGHNILYAQPRTAMTIERKFSEVDSMIVANGSHIVTTFFVISALMLVLSLVTKLEQTGRKIGFLEIIMISIARYVRLTPVYAFIMFLEATWLVRYLDGPLWRKGFETGRTYCRKHWWVNLLYINNYYATDEPCMQHTWYLAADFHMFVYGLVVCAVVLRFPKYRTYILSFLLLVCTMVAAVVVYVNEYEAVTVLPPEPLRFFYWYWDMYHGTYLPTHMYLVNYTAAIMGSFYMLHLQSKNFKTPKMFSLLWLLGVLAIPGTFVAGYFIYSNLFDTPSVWMALVFPLGRIFYTALMFLLTIGFIFRASKPVLRLLNIHFFGILGRLTYCAYLCHFFITRATSFGTRRLANLGVFEMNTSSWSTLVMSYVFGWMLCLMLESPFIALQKILFESLHRNNRSNNAESNQHLQEYVPTPSTFLGANGKSTKDDVESYTNSTAQQTAALSVH from the exons ATGGTCTCGATCATGAAACTGCTGATAGTGCTGGTGTGCAGTGTCCTGTGCTGCACCGGGTGGGTGCAATGTGCCGAGGAATTCAACA TGACACAGTACCGGCTGATGCCGCGAGTGTTTCATTTCGACGACTATGATGAGTGTCTTCGAGACGATCCGTCCGTGCCAGATGTTTACTGCATGGTTAAGGCCGTAGTGCAACCGAACGCATCCTCCCCCGCCTGGAACGTAATTGCTGACTTCTCCAGCAACTGGAAGCAGCACGTCAACCACGCACATCTTGACCGTGGGCTTTGTCTCAGCGGTTGCATCCAATTGCTGGACGAGCTGGAGCGCGCTAACGTCACGCAGCAGGAGCTACAGTCGTTGATCGTACCGAAATTTCAGATCGATTTCCCG TACATCATCAAGAACGGCACGTTTCGGGACGTGGACACGTATCGACGCAACTACTCGGAGCTGTTTGCGAAGTGCATCAACTACGAGCTGCAGCAGAAGCATGGATTGCGTGCTTATACAGAAATCGAGTACTGCGACAGCAACAGGGAATCGTATCCGATCG ATAATTTGGAAATCGCTTTTCTGGTCGTGCTGGCcattctgctgctggtggtgtttTCCTCTAGCTGGTACGATCATCGCTGCAAGCAGGATCACGGATTAGACCACTACCGCAAGGAACTGCCAAGCAAAG CTGCCATGGTGCTGGTGTCGTTCTCCATCATCCGCAACTGGTATCGGCTGACGTCCCGAGGCGATGACTCGCTCAGCCGTTCGATACGGTACATCCACGCGGTAAGGTTTATGATTTTCATGATGATCAACATGGGGCATAACATCCTTTACGCACAGCCCCGCACGGCCATGACTATCGAGCGG AAATTCAGCGAAGTTGATTCGATGATTGTTGCCAACGGTTCGCACATTGTTACCACGTTCTTCGTCATCAGTGCGCTTATGCTGGTCCTGTCGCTGGTAACCAAACTGGAACAGACAGGGCGGAAAATAGGATTCCTTGAAATCATTATGATTTCAATCGCTCGCTACGTTCG TCTTACGCCCGTGTATGCTTTCATAATGTTTTTGGAAGCAACTTGGCTCGTGCGATATCTTGACGGTCCCCTGTGGCGCAAAGGATTCGAGACGGGACGCACGTACTGTCGCAAACACTGGTGGGTCAATCTGCTTTACATCAACAATTATTACGCTACGGATGAACCG TGCATGCAACACACCTGGTACCTGGCAGCCGATTTCCACATGTTCGTTTACGGCCTGGTGGTGTGTGCCGTGGTGCTACGCTTTCCCAAATACCGGACGTACATACTTTCCTTTCTGCTGCTGGTCTGTACGATGGTTGCCGCCGTCGTGGTGTACGTGAACGAATACGAAGCTGTGACGGTTTTACCACCGGA ACCGCTCAGATTTTTCTACTGGTACTGGGACATGTATCACGGAACGTACCTGCCGACGCACATGTACCTGGTCAATTACACGGCTGCCATCATGGGCTCCTTCTACATGCTCCATCTGCAGAGCAAGAACTTCAAAACTCCAAAG ATGTTTTCATTACTGTGGTTGCTTGGCGTGCTGGCCATACCGGGAACGTTTGTAGCCGGGTACTTCATCTACAGCAACCTGTTCGACACACCGTCCGTGTGGATGGCGCTTGTCTTCCCGCTCGGTCGCATATTCTACACCGCGCTCATGTTCCTGCTCACCATCGGTTTCATCTTCCGCGCCAGCAAGCCCGTCCTGCGGCTGCTCAACATTCACTTCTTCGGTATCCTCGGACGCCTTACGTACTGTGCGTACCTGTGTCACTTTTTCATCACGCGGGCCACCTCGTTCGGCACCAGACGGTTGGCAAATCTGGGCGTATTTGAGATG AACACCTCCAGTTGGTCGACACTCGTAATGTCGTACGTTTTCGGTTGGATGCTTTGTCTGATGCTTGAATCTCCGTTTATTGCTCTGCAGAAGATTCTGTTCGAGAGCCTGCATCGCAACAACAGATCGAACAACGCTGAAAGCAATCAGCATCTACAGGAGTACGTTCCAACGCCGTCCACATTTCTTGGAGCCAATGGGAAGTCTACGAAGGACGACGTAGAATCTTACACAAACTCTACGGCACAGCAAACGGCAGCTTTAAGCGTGCATTGA